One Polyangiaceae bacterium genomic window carries:
- the larB gene encoding nickel pincer cofactor biosynthesis protein LarB, with protein sequence MDPRRVRELLELVRDGDINVDDAVASLQGLPFKDLGFATIDHHRALRQGVPEVIFGEGKTGEQISSIAEEMIRAQTNVLITRLEADKAAIVSKLVPSLKYSTIGRTGFVEVYAPAKRPCAPIAVITAGTSDMPVAEEAAETLYALGLEPKRMYDIGVAGIHRLLHRVDELRSASAAIVCAGMEGALPSVVGGVVSTPVVAVPTNVGYGTALGGFTALFAMLTSCAAGVVVVNIGNGFGAAMAVHRMMPLASHAPAAHAANAT encoded by the coding sequence ATGGATCCACGGCGCGTGCGTGAACTGCTCGAACTGGTGCGTGATGGCGACATCAACGTCGACGATGCCGTCGCGTCGCTGCAAGGTCTGCCCTTCAAAGACCTTGGTTTTGCGACCATCGACCACCATCGCGCGCTCAGGCAAGGCGTCCCCGAGGTCATCTTCGGCGAAGGAAAAACCGGCGAGCAGATCTCGAGCATCGCCGAGGAAATGATCCGGGCCCAAACGAACGTGCTCATCACTCGCCTCGAAGCGGACAAAGCAGCGATCGTGTCGAAGCTCGTGCCTTCGCTCAAGTATTCCACGATCGGACGAACCGGGTTTGTCGAAGTCTATGCGCCCGCCAAACGACCGTGCGCGCCCATCGCGGTGATCACGGCCGGGACGAGCGACATGCCCGTCGCCGAAGAAGCAGCCGAGACGCTGTACGCCCTGGGCCTCGAACCCAAGCGCATGTACGACATCGGCGTCGCCGGCATTCACAGGCTGCTTCATCGCGTGGACGAACTGCGAAGCGCGTCGGCCGCGATCGTGTGTGCGGGCATGGAAGGCGCCCTGCCGAGCGTCGTCGGCGGTGTCGTGTCGACGCCGGTCGTTGCTGTTCCAACGAACGTCGGTTACGGAACGGCTCTCGGCGGGTTTACCGCACTCTTCGCGATGCTCACATCGTGCGCGGCAGGCGTCGTCGTCGTGAACATCGGCAATGGATTCGGGGCCGCGATGGCGGTTCATCGCATGATGCCTCTGGCATCGCATGCGCCCGCCGCTCATGCAGCCAACGCGACATAA